One Chitinophaga sp. H8 DNA window includes the following coding sequences:
- a CDS encoding biotin/lipoyl-containing protein, with translation MIKAIVNGKSSFTVNQGEQLICNDKVVDWSGVQLPNGDFSIIMDGRSYTAQVLKLDKETKTVQLQIAQQVYEVAIEEPIDQLLASMGIKDALVKKINDIKAPMPGLVLKVLVTPGQAIKKGDPVLILEAMKMENVFKSATDAVVKEIKVKERTAVEKGEVLIVLE, from the coding sequence ATGATTAAAGCAATAGTGAATGGTAAATCATCGTTTACCGTAAATCAGGGCGAACAGTTAATATGCAATGATAAAGTAGTAGATTGGTCTGGTGTGCAGCTGCCCAACGGAGATTTCAGCATTATTATGGATGGCCGTAGTTATACCGCCCAGGTGCTGAAACTGGATAAAGAAACGAAAACTGTCCAGCTGCAGATTGCGCAGCAGGTATATGAAGTAGCTATTGAAGAGCCGATTGACCAGCTGCTGGCTTCTATGGGGATTAAGGACGCATTGGTCAAAAAGATCAATGATATTAAAGCGCCTATGCCAGGACTGGTACTAAAGGTATTGGTTACGCCTGGTCAGGCCATCAAAAAGGGAGACCCCGTATTGATCCTCGAAGCCATGAAAATGGAAAATGTGTTTAAGTCGGCTACCGATGCTGTGGTGAAGGAGATAAAGGTGAAAGAACGTACAGCGGTGGAAAAAGGTGAGGTGCTGATCGTGCTGGAATAA